In Nicotiana tabacum cultivar K326 chromosome 2, ASM71507v2, whole genome shotgun sequence, the following proteins share a genomic window:
- the LOC107831900 gene encoding uncharacterized protein LOC107831900: MENRRRKNSSGDKFSFPIIMPVQEGQELEFEFSGSASPGSPKSPADHLFFNGKLLPHYFPCQPASNISSPISFSRSTSRTSSVSSKDSLLSSRSNSTNSRSSCSSSARTSISEASERKLIGQGKKSAFTMYMNSSSTLHTGVSQKLQFIVTPAPVMKKKRQVVSGSKKESTTKGHKEFKSRKQNKKNGKRKVRFWFFRSFFRKFISACKECHAMEPTRKERFSRH; encoded by the coding sequence ATGGAAAATCGCCGTAGAAAGAACAGTTCAGGGGACAAATTTTCATTTCCGATCATAATGCCAGTTCAAGAAGGACAAGAATTGGAATTTGAGTTTTCTGGTAGCGCGTCGCCAGGGTCTCCAAAATCACCAGCAGATCATTTATTTTTCAATGGTAAACTCTTGCCACATTATTTCCCATGTCAACCGGCTAGTAACATTAGCAGTCCAATATCATTTTCACGTTCGACGAGCAGAACAAGCAGTGTCAGTAGCAAAGATTCCCTCTTGTCTTCGCGCAGCAATAGCACAAACAGTAGAAGTAGCTGCAGTAGCAGTGCAAGAACTAGCATAAGTGAAGCCTCTGAACGCAAACTAATTGGTCAAGGGAAAAAATCAGCTTTTACTATGTATATGAACTCGTCGAGTACTCTGCATACTGGTGTTTCACAAAAGTTGCAGTTTATTGTGACACCAGCGCCAGTTATGAAGAAAAAGCGACAAGTTGTTTCTGGATCTAAGAAAGAGAGTACTACCAAAGGACACAAAGAATTCAAGTCAAGGAAACAGAACAAGAAAAATGGTAAGAGAAAAGTAAGGTTTTGGTTTTTTCGAAGTTTTTTCAGGAAGTTTATATCTGCATGCAAGGAATGTCACGCTATGGAACCAACGAGAAAAGAGAGGTTTTCTCGTCATTGA
- the LOC107831899 gene encoding protein RICE SALT SENSITIVE 3 encodes MVGSGTTDRSKEAVGMMALHEALRSVCLNTEWTYSVFWTIRPRPRVRGGNGCKVGDDNGSLMLMWEDGFCRGSLEEMEGEDLVRKAFSKMSIQLYNYGEGLMGKVASDKCHKWVFKEPTECEPNISNYWQSSFDALPSEWTDQFESGIQTIAVIQAGHGLLQLGSCKIIPEDLHFVLRMRHTFESLGYQSGFYLSQLFSSTRTGSPSSTMPLKQPTMPIRPPPPLFNWGPRPMPSVSSLLSSPNFQNSARLGMHHQSKDESQMFLHPHSSEARMDDHMMGAEHENDIKWPNGLTFFSALTGRSDDSRILFNPDNLGTKPEHNQHPLSLDGRTSNPNSDASSLHNNGSANPNDFLSLDGHTDSVRKMDKFKRSLTLPVRMASSSNSSTSHDQHQNNPGEYRNEGGMYPDVMDRFLE; translated from the exons ATGGTGGGCTCAGGAACAACAGATAGAAGCAAAGAAGCAGTTGGGATGATGGCCCTTCATGAAGCACTAAGAAGCGTCTGTCTCAACACAGAGTGGACTTACTCTGTCTTCTGGACCATTCGTCCTCGCCC AAGAGTTCGAGGTGGTAATGGTTGCAAAGTTGGAGATGACAATGGTAGCTT GATGTTGATGTGGGAAGATGGGTTCTGTAGAGGGAGCTTGGAAGAGATGGAGGGTGAAGATCTAGTGAGAAAGGCATTCAGCAAAATGTCCATTCAGTTATATAATTATGGAGAAGG GTTGATGGGGAAAGTTGCCTCTGATAAGTGTCATAAATGGGTTTTCAAGGAGCCTACTGAATGTGAACCAAATATATCTAACTACTGGCAGAGTTCCTTTGATGCT CTCCCATCTGAGTGGACTGACCAGTTCGAGTCAGGGATTCAG ACTATTGCTGTAATTCAGGCCGGACATGGCCTACTGCAACTGGGATCCTGCAAAATT ATACCGGAAGACCTCCATTTCGTGCTAAGAATGAGGCACACATTTGAGTCTCTAGGCTATCAATCAGGCTTCTATCTGTCGCAGCTATTTTCTTCGACAAGGACCGGTTCACCTTCATCCACAATGCCTCTTAAGCAGCCAACTATGCCAATCAGGCCTCCTCCTCCCCTTTTCAACTGGGGGCCGAGGCCAATGCCTTCAGTGTCATCACTGCTTTCCTCTCCAAACTTCCAAAACTCTGCAAGACTTGGAATGCATCATCAGTCCAAAGATGAATCGCAAATGTTCCTTCATCCTCATTCATCCGAAGCTCGAATGGATGATCACATGATGGGAGCTGAGCATGAGAATGATATCAAATGGCCTAATGGATTGACTTTCTTCAGTGCTCTCACTGGCCGAAGTGACGATTCTAGGATTCTGTTCAATCCTGATAACTTAGGAACTAAACCGGAGCATAATCAGCACCCACTTAGTCTTGATGGGAGGACTTCAAATCCAAATTCAGATGCTTCAAGTTTGCACAATAATGGTAGTGCTAATCCGAACGATTTCTTGAGCTTGGATGGCCACACGGATAGTGTTCGGAAGATGGACAAGTTCAAGAGGAGCCTTACTCTGCCTGTTAGGATGGCATCGTCTTCTAATTCATCGACTTCACATGATCAGCACCAAAATAATCCAGGAGAATATAGGAATGAAGGAGGAATGTACCCTGATGTCATGGACAGATTCTTGGAATGA